Within the Schistocerca nitens isolate TAMUIC-IGC-003100 unplaced genomic scaffold, iqSchNite1.1 HiC_scaffold_466, whole genome shotgun sequence genome, the region tataatgaaaagtatcgatatataatgataagtatcgatatataatgataagtatcgatatatgagtaccgaaaagatatcgaaaagtaccgaaaagatatcgaaaagtaccgaaaagatatcgaaaagtaccggaaagatatcgaaaagtaccgaaaagatatcgaaaagtaccgaaaagatatcgaaaagtaccgaaaagatttcgaaaagtaccgaaaagatttcgaaaagtaccgaaaagatatcgaaaagtaccgaaaagatatcgaaaagtaccgaaaagatatcgacaagtaccgaaaagatatcgacaagtaccgaaaagatatcgacaagtaccgaaaagatatcgacaagtaccgaaaagatatcgaaaagtatcgaaaagatatcgaaaagtatcgaaaagatatcgaaaagtatcataaagatatcgaaaagtatcgaaaagatatcgaaaagtatcgatgtatcgataagtatcgatatatcgataagtatcgatatatcgataagtatcgatatatcgaaaagtatcgatatatcgaaaagtatcgatatatcgaaaagtatcgatatatcgaaaagtatcgatatatcgataagtatcgatatatcgaaaagtatcgatatatcgataagtatccatatatcaataagtatcgatatatcgatatatcgataagtatcgatgaatcgataagtatcgatatatcgaaaagtatcgatatatggaaaagtatcgatatatcgataagtatcgatatatcgataagtatcgatatatcgataagtatcgatatatcgagaagtatcgatttatcgaaaagtatcgatatatcgaaaagtatcgatatatcgagaagtatcgatttatcgaaaagtatcgatatatagaaaagtatcgatttatcgaaaagtatcgatatatccgatatatcgataagtatcgatatatcgaaaactatcgatatatcgaaaagtatcgatatatcgaaaagtatcgatatatagaaaagtatcgatatatcgtaaagaatcgatatatcgaaaagtatcgaaaagatatcgataagtaccgaaaagatatcgatatatccgatatatcgataagtatcgatatatcgaaaactatcgatatatcgaaaagtatcgatatatcgaaaagtatcgatatatcgataagtatcgatatatcgaaaagtatcgatatatcgataagtatccatatatcaataagtatcgatgtatcgatatatcgataagtatcgatgaatcgataagtatcgatatatcgaaaagtatcgatatatcgaaaagtatcgatatatcgataagtatcgatatatcgataagtatcgatatatcgataagtatcgatatatcgagaagtatcgatttatcgaaaagtatcgatatatcgaaaagtatcgatatatcgagaagtatcgatttatcgaaaagtatagatatatagaaaagtatcgatatatcgaaaagtatcgatatatccgatatatcgataagtatcgatatatcgaaaactatcgatatatcgaaaagtatcgatatatcgaaaagtatcgatatatcgaaaagtatcgatatatcgataagtatcgataagatatcgaaaagtaccgataagatatcgaaaagtaccgaaaagatatcgaaaagtatcgatatatatcgaatagtatcgatatatatcgaaaagtattgatatatatcgaaaagtatctatatataaggaaaagtatcgatatataaggaaaactatcgatatataatgaaaagtatcgatatataatgaaaagtatcgatatataatgataagtatggatatataatgataagtatcgatatataatgataagtatcgatatataatgataagtatcgatatataaagataagtatcgatatatattaaaatgtatcgatatataatgaaaagtatcgaaaagatatcgaaaagtatcgaaaacatatcgaaaagtatcgaaaagatatcgaaaagtatcataaagatcgataagtatcgaaaagatatcgaaaagtatcggtatatcgaaaagtatcgatatatcgaaaagtatcgatatatcgataagtatcgatatatccgatatatcgataagtatcgatatatcgaaaactatcgatatatcgaaaagtcttgatatatcgaaaagtatcgatatatcgaaaagtatcgatatatcgaaaagtatcgatatatcgataagtatcgatatatcgacaagtatcgatatatcgaaaagtatcgatatatcgaaaagtatcgatatatcgataagtatcgatatatcgataagtatcgatatatcgaaaagtatcgatatatcgataagtacagaaaaggtataagtaccgaaaagatatcgacaagtaccgaaaagatatcgacaagtaccgaaaagatatcgacaagtaccgaaaagatatcgaaaagtatcgaaaagatatcgaaaagtatcgaaaagatatcgaaaagtatcgtaaagatatcgaaaagtatcgaacagatatcgaaaagtatcgatgtatcgataagtatcgatatatcgataagtatcgatatatcgataagtatctatatatcgaaaagtatcgatttatcgaaaagtatcgatatatcgaaaagtatcgctatatcgaaaagtatcgatatatcgataagtatcgatatatcgaaaagtatcgatatatcaataagtatccatatatcaataagtatcgatatatcgatatatcgataagtatcgataaatcgataagtatcgatatatcgaaaagtatcgatatatcgaaaagtatcgatacgacgataagtatcgatatatcgataagtatcgatatatcgataagtatcgatatatcgagaagtatcgatttatcgaaaagtatcgatatatcgaaaagtatcgatatatcgagaagtatcgatttatcgaaaagtatcgatatatagaaaagtatcgatatatcgaaaagtatcgatatatccgatatatcgataagtaccgatatatcgaaaactatcgatatatcgaaaagtatcgatatatcgaaaagtatcgatatatcgaaaagtatcgatatatcgataagtatcgataagatatcgaaaagtaccgataagatatcgaaaagtaccgaaaagatatcgaaaagtatcgatatatatcgaatagtatcgatatatatcgaaaagtattgatatatatcgaaaagtatctatatataaggaaaagtatcgatatataaggaaaactatcgatatataatgaaaagtatcgatatataatgaaaagtatcgatatataatgataagtatggatatataatgataagtatcgatatataatgataagtatcgatagataatgataagtatcgatatataaagataagtatcgatatataataaaatgtatcgatatataatgaaaagtatcgaaaagatatcgaaaagtatcgaaaagatatcgaaaagtatcgaaaagatatcgaaaagtatcataaagatcgaaaagtatctaaaagatatcgaaaagtatcgatatatcgaaaagtatcgatatatagaaaagtatcgatatatcgataagtatcgatatatccgatatatcgataagtatcgatatatcgaaaactatcgatatatcgaaaagtattgatatatcgaaaagtatcgatatatcgaaaagtatcgatatatcgaaaagtatcgatatatcgataagtatcgatatatcgataagtatcgatatatcgaaaaatatcgatatatcgataagtatcgatatatcgataagtatcgatatatcgcaaagtatcgatatatcgataagtatcgatacatcggtaagtatcgatatatcgataagtatcgatatatcgataagtacagaaaaggtatcgaaaagtagcgaaaagatatcgaaaagtaccggaaagatatcgaaaagtaccgaaaagatatcgaaaagtaccgaaaagatatcgaaaagtaccgaaaagatatcgaaaagtatcgaaaagatatcgaaaagtatcgaaaagatatcgaaaagtatcgaaatgatatcgaaaagtatcgaaaagatatcgaaatgtatcgatatatcgaatagtatcgatatatcgaatagtattattatatcgataagtatcgatatatcgaaaagtaccgatatatcgaaaagtaccgatatatcgataagtatcgatatatcgataagtatcgataagtatcgatatatcgataagtatcgatatatcgataagtatcgatatatcgataagtatcgatatatcgataagtatcgatatgtcgataagtatcgatatatcgataagtatcgatatatcgaaaagtatcgatatatcgaaaagtatcgatatatcgtaaagaatcgatatatcgtaaagtatcgatatatcgaaaagtaccgatatatcgaaaagtaccgaaaagatatcgaaaagtatcgaaaagatatcgaaaagtaccgaaaagatatcgaaaagtaccgaaaagatatccaaaagtaccgaaaagatatcgaaaagtaccgaaaagatatcgaaaagtaccgaaaagatatcgaaaagtaccgaaaaattttcgaaaagtatcgaaaagatatcgataagtatcgaaaagatatcgataagtatttatatataatgaaaagtatctatatataataaaaagtatcgatatataatgaaaagtatcgatatataatgaaaagtatcgaaaagatatcgataagtatcgaaaagatatcgataagtatcgaaattttatagataagtatcgaaaagatatcgaaaagtatcgaaaagatatcgaaaagtatcgaaaatacatcgaaaagtatcgaaaagatatggaaaagtatcgaaaagatatcgaaaagtgtctatatataatgaaaagtatctatatataataaaaagtatcgatatataatgaaaagtatcgatatataatgtgaaaagtatcgaaaagatatcgataagtatcgaaaagatatcgataagtatcgaaaagatatcgataagtatcgaaaagatatcgataagtatcgaaaagatatagataagtttcgaaaagatatcgaaaagtatcgaaaagacatcgaaaagtatcgaaaagttatcgaaaagtatcgaaaagatatcgaaaagtatcgaaaagttatcgaaaagtatcgaaaagatatcgaaaagtatcgaaaagatatcgaaaagtatcgaaaagatatcgaaaagtatctatatatatcgaaaagtatctatatatatcgaaaagtatctatatatatcgaaaagtatctatatataatgaaaagtagcgatatataattaaaagtatcgatatataatgaaaagtatcgatatataatgataagtatcgatatataatgataagtatcgatatataagtaccgaaaagatatcgaaaagtaccgaaaagatatcgaaaagtatcgaaaagatatcgaaaagtatcgaaaagatatcgaaaagtatcgaaaagatatcaaaaagtatcgatatatcgataagtatcgaaaagatatcgaaaagtatcgatatatcgataagtatcgatatatcgaaaagtatcgatatatcgaaaagtatcgatataacgaaaagtatcgatatatcgaaaagtatcgatatatcgataagtatcgatatatcgaaaagtatcgatatatcgataagtatcgaaaagatatcgaaaagtatcgaaaagatcgaaaagtatcgaaaagatatcgcaaagtatcgatatatcgaaaagtatcgatatatcgaaaagtatcgaaaagatatcgaaaagtatcgatatatcgaaaagtatcaatatgtcgaaaagtatcgatatatcgataagtatcgatatatcgataagtatcgatatatcgaaaagtatcgataaatcgataagtatcgatatatcgataagtatcgatatatcgataagtatcgatatatcgaaaagtatcgatatatcgataagtatcgatatatcgataagtatcgatatatcgaaaagtatcgttatatcgataagtatcgaaaagatatcgaaaagatcgaaaagtatcgagaagatatcgcaaagtatcgatatatcgataagtatcgatatatcgaaaagtatcgatatatcgataagtatcgatatatccgatatatcgataagtatcgatatatcgaaaagtttcggtaaatcgataagtatcgatatatcgataagtatcgatatatcgaaaagtatcgatatatcgaaaagtatcgatatatcgaaaagtgtcgatatatcgaaaagtatcgatttatcgaaaagtatcgatatatcgaaaagtaccgatatatcgaaaagaatcgatatatcgaaaagtatcgaaatatcgaaaagtatcgatatatcgataagtatcgataagatatcgaaaagtaccgaaaagatatcgaaaagtaccgaaaagatatcgaaacgtatcgaatagtatcgatatttatcgaaaagtatcgatatatatcgaaaagtatctatatataaggaaaagtatcgatatataatgaaaagtatcgatatatagtgaaaagtatcgatatataatgataagtatggatatataatgataagtatcgatatataatgataagtatcgatatataataataggtatcgatatataatgataagtatcgatatataatgaaaggtatcgatatataataaaaagtatcgatatataatgaaaggtatcgatgtataataaaaagtatcgatatataatgaaaagtatcgaaaagatatcgaaaagtatcgaaaagatatcgaaaagtatcgaaaagatatcgaaaagtatcgaaaagtatcgaaaagatatcgaaaagtatcgaaaagatcgaagaaaagatatcgaaaagtatcgttatatcgataagtatcgatatatcgaaaagtatcgatatatcgataagtattgatatatccgatatatcgataagtatcgatatatcgaaaagtatcgataaatctataagtatcgataaatcgataagtatcgatacatcgataagtatcgataagtatcgatatatcgataagtatcgatatatcgataagtatcgatatatcgataagtatcgatatatcgataagtatcgatatgtcgataagtatcgatatatcgataagtatcgatatgtcgaaaagtatcgatatatcgaaaagtatcgatatatcgtaaagaatcgatatatcgtaaagtatcgatatatcgaaaagtaccgatatatcgaaaagtaccgaaaagatatcgaaaagtatcgaaaagatatcgaaaagtaccgaaaagatatcgaaaagtaccgaaaagatatccaaaagtaccgaaaagatatcgaaaagtaccgaaaagatatcgaaaagtaccgaaaagatatcgaaaagtaccgaaaaattttcgaaaagtatcgaaaagatatcgataagtatcgaaaagatatcgataagtatttatatataatgaaaagtatctatatataataaaaagtatcgatatataatgaaaagtatcgatatataatgaaaagtatcgaaaagatatcgataagtatcgaaaagatatcgataagtatcgaaaagatatcgataagtatcgaaaagatatcgataagtatcgaaattttatagataagtatcgaaaagatatcgaaaagtatcgaaaagatatcgaaaagtatcgaaaagacatcgaaaagtatcgaaaagatatcgaaaagatatcgaaaagtatcgaaaagatatcgaaaagtatcgaaaagatatcgaaaagtaccgaaaaaatatcgaaaagtatcgatatatcgaaaagtatcgatatatcgaaaagtatcgatatatcgataagtatcgatatatcgaaaagtatcgatgtatcgaaaagtatcgatatatcgataagtatcgatacatcgaaaaatatcgatatatcgataagtatcgatatatcgaaaagtatagatgtatcgaaaagtatcgatatatcgataagtatcgatatatcgaaaagtatcgatatatcgaaaagtatcgatgtatcgaaaagtatcgatatatcgataagtatcgatatatcgaaaagtatcgatatatcgaaaagtatcgatatatctaatagtatcgatatatcaagaagtatcgat harbors:
- the LOC126232212 gene encoding repetitive organellar protein-like is translated as MSKSIDISISIDISISIDISKSIDMPKSIDISINIDKYRKDIDKYRKDIDKYRKDIEKYRKDIEKYRKDIEKISKSIEKISKSIYIYRKVSIYIEKYLYISKISIYEYRKDIEKYRKDIEKYRKDIEKYRKDIEKYRKDIEKYRKDIEKYRKDFEKYRKDFEKYRKDIEKYRKDIEKYRKDIDKYRKDIDKYRKDIDKYRKDIDKYRKDIEKYRKDIEKYRKDIEKYHKDIEKYRKDIEKYRCIDKYKYRKDIDKYRKDIDKYRKDIDKYRKDIEKYRKDIEKYRKDIEKYRKDIEKYRTDIEKYRYIEKYRKDIEKYRKDIEKYHKDRKVSKRYRKVSIYRKKRYRKVAKRYRKVPERYRKVPKRYRKVPKRYRKVPKRYRKVSKRYRKVSKRYRKNRYIVKYRYIEKYRYIEKYRKDIEKYRKDIEKYRKDIEKYRKDIQKYRKDIEKYRKDIEKYRKDIEKYRKIFEKYRKDIDKYRKDIDKYLYIMKISIYNEKYRKDIDKYRKDIDKYRNFIDKYRKDIEKYRKDIEKYRKYIEKYRKDMEKYRKDIEKCLYIMKNIDKYRKDIDKYRKDIDKYRKDIDKYRKDIDKFRKDIEKYRKDIEKYRKVIEKYRKDIEKYRKVIEKYRKDIEKYRKDIEKYRKDIEKYLYISKISIYKYRKDIEKYRKDIEKYRKDIEKYRKDIEKYRKDIKKYRYIDNIEKISKRSKSIEKISQSIDISISIDISKSIDISISIDISDISIISIYNEKYRKDIEKYRKDIEKYRKDIEKYRKVSKRYRKVSKRSKKRYRKNRYIVKYRYIEKYRYIEKYRKDIEKYRKDIEKYRKDIEKYRKDIQKYRKDIEKYRKDIEKYRKDIEKYRKIFEKYRKDIDKYRKDIDKYLYIMKISIYNEKYRKDIDKYRKDIDKYRKDIDKYRKDIDKYRNFIDKYRKDIEKYRKDIEKYRKDIEKYRKDIEKISKSIEKISKSIEKISKSTEKISKSIDISKNIEKYREDIEKYRKDIEKYRKDIEKYRKDIEQYRYISKSIDIYRKVSIYKEKYRYIRKISIYNEKYRKDIEKYRKDIKKYRKDIEKYRKDIEKYRYIDKYRYIDKYRHIDNTDISKSTEKISKSIEKISKSIEKISKSSEIISKSIEKISKSIEKISKNIDKYRKDIDKYRKDIDKYRKDIDKYRKDIDKFRKDIEKYRKDIEKYRKVIEKYRKDIEKYRKVIEKYRKDIEKYRKDIEKYRKDIEKYRKDIEKYRKDIEKYLYISKISIYKYRKDIEKYRKDIEKYRKDIEKYRKDIEKYRKVIEKYRKDIKKYRYIDKYRKDIEKYRYIDNIDISISIDISDISISIDISKNIEKYRKDIQKYGKGIEKYRKGIEKYRKYIEKYRKDIEKYRKNIEKYRKDIEKYRKDIEKYLYIMKISIYNEKYRKDIDKYRKDIDKYRKDIDKYRKDIDKYRKDIDKYRKGIDKYRKDIEKYRKDIEKYRKDIEKYRKDIEKISKSIEKISKSIEKISKSIYIYRKNRYIDKYRKDIEKYRKDIEKYRKDIEKYRKDIKKYRKDIEKYRKDIEKYRKDFEKYRKDIEKYRKDIEKYRKYIEKYRKDIEKYRKDIEKYRKDIEKYRKDIEKYRKDIDKYRKDIEKYRKDIEKYRKDIEKYR